A region from the Alnus glutinosa chromosome 5, dhAlnGlut1.1, whole genome shotgun sequence genome encodes:
- the LOC133868837 gene encoding cysteine-rich receptor-like protein kinase 26 codes for MHGHFSIKSVVFSFGVLVLEMVSGQKNSYFRIEKNLEDLLSYAWRNWREGTTSNLINPTLRAIATSEIMQCIHIGLLCVQENVGDRPTMASIVLMLNSHSITLLVPSRPAYFMHTTVESNMSSDKSFQASTNEASISELYPR; via the exons ATGCATGGACACTTTTCAATAAAATCTGTTGTCTTTAGCTTCGGTGTATTAGTTCTAGAGATGGTGTCTGGGCAGAAAAATAGTTATTTCCGTATAGAGAAAAATTTAGAAGATCTTCTTAGCTAT GCATGGCGAAATTGGAGGGAAGGCACAACATCAAATCTTATCAATCCCACCTTGAGAGCTATTGCAACATCTGAAATAATGCAATGCATCCATATAGGATTGCTATGCGTTCAAGAAAATGTAGGTGATAGACCAACCATGGCTTCCATCGTTCTCATGCTTAATAGTCATTCTATCACTTTATTGGTGCCCTCACGGCCTGCATATTTTATGCACACCACCGTTGAATCAAACATGTCATCAGACAAATCATTCCAAGCCTCAACAAATGAGGCTTCAATCAGTGAGTTATATCCTCGCTAG